The nucleotide sequence AGGACAAACGAAAGAAAGCCGATTTAATTTTACACCGGAAATCGAAGAAAGTTCAAAACGATCGATTCAGCAAATGTCTAATTCTATAGAGCAATTATCCTCGCCGCTTCCGAAAGAAGCGATCGGCCCTGGAGCAAAATGGCGCGTTTCTGGCCTGCTTAGTTTGAATGGCATGAATATAACACAAACCACAACCTACGAATTGGTAAATATCCAAGGAAATGTGGCTACTATCAAGTCAACCGTAGAACAAAACGCAGGTTCACAAAATTTGTCTTCATCGTCAATGCCAGCCGGAACTAGCTTGACGGTGAAATCATTTACTTCCCAAGGTCAAGGAGAAATGAAAATGCGACTTGACCAACTGATGCCGATTACCTCCACTGCTTCTATGCGTGCGAATATGGAAGCCAACATGAGAAATCCTAGAACGAATCAAGAAATGACAATGGGTTCGCAAGTATCGATGGAAATTACTCTGGAATCTAAGCAATAGGGGTTACGGGTTCCAGAAAATTTCAAATTTTAGATTTTAAATTTCAAATTTAATCAATCTGCAATCTGCAATCTGAAATTTCCCGAGCCCCTATCCCCTTTCATTGTTTAATCATTTGCACTTTGGATATTGGCATTAATTATAGACTTCGGTACACCTCTGAAAGCCGGAAAATTGGTTGCCAAAATACCGCCTAGCTTTTCACACATACCAGAGAGGGTGGGCCTATTTACCATTATCGTCTTGGGTGAGGCAGTCATGTCTGTCGTTAAAGGAGTCGCCCAGTTACAATGGGGTATCGCATCGGCGCTGGTTGCAATGTTGGGTATGAGTATCGCTTTTAGCCTGTGGTGGATCTACTTCGATAGCGTTGATGGCTCCCCTCTTCGAGCTATGCAAGTTGGTAATATGAAAATCGGTCTAACTTGGCTTTATTCTCATTTACCGCTCGCTCTTGGCATTGCTGCTACTGGTGTGGGTGTGGAACACATTGTTGTATCGAGCAAAACTGAAATAATATTACCATTTGCAGAGCGATGGTTGCTCTGCGGCTCTGTGGCAATATGCTTGATTTTCTTAGCGGTTATCCACTTCATCACCTGTACTTTGGGAACAACAGAACAACGTAAAATTTTAGCCGCTTATCGCTTAGCATCTGCGGCTTTTATTTTGATTCTCGCTATCGTAGGCGTCAGTCTATCACCATTGATGTTGATGGTGTTAGTGGCTTTAGCTTGTGCTGAGGAACGAAACCCAACATTAGCAAGGGTTTTGTTGGGTTTCACTATCGTTCAACCCAACCTACATTTTTAGCTGTGCCACGCCACTACGAATTTTTCCTTAGTCATTAGTCATTAGCTTTTAGAATGACCAATGACCAATGAAAAGTTAATCAATTCTCCAGGAATTGACGCAGTAAGTTTGCCAATTGCACGGGGCTATCTTTAACTGCTAAACTAGCAGCAGCATCGGTCATTTTTTGCAAATGTTCTGACGCTCGCAACAAATTCAACACTTCACCTTTCAATGTCTCCGATGTTAGTTCCGATTGTCGAAACACCAATCCTGCACCCGCTTCTTTAAAGACAGCCGCATTGAAAAATTGATGATCTTCTGCCGCAAAAGGATAAGGAATTAGGATTGCAGGCGTACCAGTCACTCCCAATTCTGTCACGGAACCAGCACCAGCACGACTAATTGCTAAATTAGCGCGTTGCAACAATCCAGCCATATTGTCGTAAAATGGCACTTGGATATATTGCGGATGTTGAAGACTGGCAGCATCTGGATCTTTATCCCCTGTTTGGTGTACAATCCAAGCACCCGCATCAAACCAGGCAGGCGCAGATTCCCGCACCATCTTGTTGACGGCAACGGCACCCTGAGAGCCACCAAACACTACAATCAGGGCAACGTTCTCTGGAATGGGCAAATCCAGCTTTTGAGGCGTTAGAAATTGCGATCGCACTGGCGTACCAGTATAAATTGTCTTAGCCCGTGGTAAGTATTTTGCCGTAACTTCAAACCCGACAGCCACAACACTGCACCAAGGACTCAACCAGCGAGTCACTTTACCGGGAAGAGCGTTGGATTCGTGCAGGATAGCAGGCAAACCGAGCGATCGCGCCGCAATAATTGCTGGTGCCGCAATATACCCGCCAGTGGTGAATACACCATCAAATTTACCCTCCTTTAGCAACTTCCTACAGGCAAGAATAGAACCGGCGAACCGCCCAACGATTCGCAGCGTACCCAAACCAAAACGTTGTTGGAATCCTGACAAAGCGATCGTGTTTAAGGGATACTGGGAGGGAACCAGCTGTTTTTCCAGGCGGTTCGGAACACCCAGCCACTCAATTTGGTAATCTGGCAATTGTTCTGCAAGAGCAATCGCCGGAAATAGATGCCCTCCCGTACCGCTGGCGGCAATTAGCAGTCGCGGCGGTCTCTTGCTTGAGCCTTCTGGGGAAGACTCTTGTCGATCGAGATTCTGTTTCTCAGTTACCATCAAGTCAATAAAGCGATATTCGTTTTCTAGGGGCGATGGCGTCGGGGCTAGGGACTAGAAAGCAACAAAATGGGGAATAATGCCCCATGCCCAAATCGCCCCACAGCCCCACCGACCCAAACACCAACTCTCAAAATATTACCGATGCGTAACCCTCTGAATTTGCTCAAAGGCTTCTCCCGACATTTTACCCCCGCTTTTCTGGTAACTCTAGCGTTATCAGCTGGGTATCCAAGCGCCCAAGCAGCAACTCCCGACACCGCACCTGGAGAACTGAAAAACACTTTAGCGCAAATAGATACCGCCGCGAATAACCACAACGTTCCGGCCCTGATGCAGTTCTACAGTCCAAATTTTACCCATACCGATGGCTTAAATCGTCAGAGTATGGAAAAAATCCTCACCCAATTCTGGCAGCGCTACCCCCAACTGAATTACCGCACAGAACTTGTATCTTGGCAATCCCAAGCCAATGGATTCGTAGCAGAAACAGTAACTCAGATTACTGGTACGACGCCCGTACAGGGAAGAGACTGGAGTTTCAACTCCACCATTCGATCGCGACAGCGTTTTGAAGGCCAAAAAATTGTCACTCAAGAAATCTTGAGCGAACGAACTCAGCTATCCTCCGGCGAAAAGCCACCCACACTTGATGTCAGATTACCCGAACAAGTTCGCACAAATCAGGAATTTAACTTCGATGCGATCGTCAAAGAGCCTCTAGGCGACGACTTGCTTGTAGGAACGGCTTTGGAAGAACCGATCGGGCCTGATAAATATATTAACGCCACACCAGTTGAGTTAGAAGGACTCGATGCCGGTGGTATTTTTAAGATCGGTCGCGCACCAGCTACTGAAGGTAAATACTGGATTTCAGCGGTTTTGATTCGCGCAGATGGGATGACCATATTAACACAGCGTTTACCAGTTGTCAATCGCACCACAACAGGATCTGCTTCTCCAAACCCTCCATCTTCCCGTCCAGCAAATTCCCCCTAAGAGGGGCTAGAAAAGTCAAAAATCATTCATTCACTCATTCAAAATAAAAATGGACAAGGTGAAGATTTTAGATTTTAGAATTTTAAATCTAAAATCTAAAATCTAAAATCTAAAATCTAAAATCTAAAATCCAAAATCTAAAATCTAAAATTGATTGATGATGGTTTCGATTCAAGATCGAATTGTTCTGATCACTGGCGCAAGTAGTGGCATTGGCGCATCTTGTGCCAAACTTTTTGCACAAGGCGGTGCTAAACTGATTTTGGCAGCGCGGCGCTTGGAACGCTTGGAGTATCTGGCAGATAGCCTTAGCAAAGAGTTTTCCTCCTCCGTTCATCTGTTGCAGCTCGATGTGCGCGTTCGCTCTCAAGTCGAATCTGCTTTACAATCTCTTTCAGAGCCTTGGTCTAATGTTGACGTTCTAATTAACAATGCCGGTTTGAGTCGAGGTTTGAGCAAACTCCACGAAGGCAACTTCCAAGATTGGGAAGACATGATCGACACCAATATCAAAGGTTTGCTCTACGTCACCCGCTATATCTTACCGGGAATGGTGAGTCGCGGTAGCGGTCATGTGGTGAATATCGGTTCCATTGCCGGTCATCAAACCTATCCCGGCGGTAATGTTTACTGCGGTTCTAAGGCAGCAGTCCGAGCAATTTCCGAAGGCTTAAAGCAAGACCTTTTGGGAACGCCAGTACGAGTCACTTCCGTAGACCCCGGTTTAGTCGAAACCGAATTCAGTGAAGTGAGATTTCATGGCAATACGGAACAAGCTAAAAAAGTTTACCAAGGACTAACTCCCCTTACACCAGATGATGTCGCCGATGTGGTCTTTTTCTGCGTTACTCGACCAACTCGTGTCAACATTAGCCAAGTGCTGCTAGTCCCAACAGACCAAGCAACTCCTACTATGGTTCATCGTCGCAAACTGTAGTTTATGATACAAAAAAAATCTTAAAAGAATAAGGGATTGGGGCTTGTGCGAGGGCTTTTTTGGTGGTATTATTTTTATAATGGGAATTTTAACAAAAATATTATTAAAGTCAATATTCCCATTATAAAACAAGGTTACCAGAAAAATTCCCAAAAATCAATAGCTACTCGCTTATCATTTTAGCGAGATTGACACTCTCAGGTCTGAAGACACTGAGATTCTAAGTTCAACGTGGAAACTTGCTCATGCCTTGGTTGCCCCAAGCAGAGTAGAGGTATCCACTCCCTTAGCGTTACTTTCCTTGTGTCCCAAGGTAGATTCTGCCTCAAGCAAAATACTAATTGCTTTAAGCAAAATGTTGATAGCCGCGTTCCAATCTCTGTGGATTACACAACCGCACTACGGACAGCGATCGTGACGCCCGCCTTGAGCGCAAATATACCCCAGTTGCTCAGCGTCTAAATTTTTAGCTTTATTAAAATTAACGCCATTAAGGCGGGGACCTGTGGCAATATTTGGCGTTTGAATAAATTGATCCTGTCCGGTAGGTTGGTTAGAGGCGACAAAAATTGCGCCCTGAAAATCCGCTCCCTCCAGATTCGCTCCCCGGAAATCTGCCATACTGAGATCGGCGTTCCTAAAATTGGCGTTTTGTAGCTGGGCACTGCTAAAATTAGTACCCTTGAGTCGGGTGGAGCTAAGGTTAGCATTTTGCAGTACAGCACGAGTCAAATTAGCGCCGGACAAATCAGCGTCTCGCCAGTCGGATTGAGTCAGATTAGCCAACTGCAATTGCGTCCCCACCGCACTTACCCTAGTTAAACTAGCGCCATGCAGATTAGCTTGGGATAAATTGGCTTCTGTCAAATCAGCACCAGTTAAACTGGCATTTTCTAAGACAGCTTGCTGCAAAGAAGCCCCAATCAGTTTGGCACTGCTGAGGTTGGCACTTTTTAGGCTAGCCTGAAATAAGTTTGCCCGATTGAGGGTAGCGCGAATTAGACTCGCATTTTCCATTGAAACGTGGCTTAAAATCGCACCAGTCAGGTTAGCTTGCTTGAGTTCGGCACCGCTTAAATCTGCTTGAGCATCGTCGAATGTCCCCAAACGGTTATCGTCACCCGCACCGATGAAGCGACTGCCCTGGAAACTAGCACCAGTTAAGATTGTCTCTCGAAAATTAATTCCGGATAAGTCGATTTTGTCGAGTATCAAGGCGAAAGGTGCCGAACCTAATGTTTGGCCTAGTCTCGTTCGGCTGAGATCGTTGACCCTATTTGGATTATTGTTAAGAGTAAGAATATTAGCGATCGCTTCTTGAGTGGCGTGCAGTCGCAGGCGAGCGAGTGCGGATGGATTTTTCGATATTTCCTCATCGGTAAGTGCGTTTTTATTCTCCTGCGGTACTGACGATTTAGATAAATTCGCCCCTTCCTGTGGTTGGGTGTTGCTAACCTGTACAGAATCAAGGTCTTTAGCTAAAGTCTGATTCGCTCGTTGCAATTCTGGCAAAGCATCGGGGCCAATTCTCACCAACACTTGCTGAATTGTTTCGATCGCTTTTGGCTCTTTTTCTTGAGCCAGCAAATCGACTAATAACCTTACTACCCTTGAGTCATCTTTAGTCGCTCCTAAAGCCAAAATTGCTGAGCGTCGCTCTGCTATTGTCCCGTTAGCAGTAGCGGTTATCCGCTCTGTAAGGGCAATAAATACCTTATTTTTCTGGTATTCGGCTATTAGCCGATTGTCCTGAGTTTGACTGTAAATTTGGGCTGCCACAAAAGCTCCCGCCACAATTATCATGCTGACTGCAAACAGGATCGTCAAGGTTATACGAGAGTGCCGACGCATCCAGTCCCAAATCAAGCGAGTGCCCAGAGGAAATGCTCCTGTGGTACTACTATGCACAAGAGCTCCTGTGCTACCCTGTTTCTCCATGAGCCAGCGTGGCGGCGATGGCGGAAAAGTAGCCGGTAGGGAGCGATCGATTTTAGTCGCATCCACAACAAAAGTTCCTGCTATTCTGTCATGCAGCGTCCGGCGTCGGGGATGTAAATTCCCGCTCAGTCCATCGAATAGCAGCAGCAACCCAAGCAAACCCGTCAAAGCGCTCAAATCTGGATAGGCACCAATATAGCGCCAGACGGTGAAGGCAATTCCCGCCGACAAGCCCCACCGACCTAAACTTTCGCGCACCAAAGCCCGCCTTAAACCGGGGGGATCGCCCTCTGCTGTCGTCACTTGAACGCCAAACCAACGTTTGGCAGGGGTTTGGCCGCTCACTCCCAGCCTGTAGAGTTGCCAGCTAGCTACAATTAGAGGGGCCACCAGCGCCGCACTCCAAAGGAAATTAGTGGCTGGTGTCACCTGTCGATTTTTTTGATAAATGGGCAAAGCGAGGGTTTGCGCGATCGCTTCCTGAGTAGTCACCAGCACAGGATTCAGAGGAACAGGTTCGCTAGCCCGCTGTGACTCTGCATATAAGCCTATACTGAAGGGAACCACCCCACCAGCCACAATCAGCGACACTTCCACAACCCACGCACCGCAACGACGAACGCCCAGAGGCAGTTTATGCAATCGCTTCTGCCAAGATATTTGAGATGAATTGCTACTTTTCTTCTGCATAGGGATAATTATAAGATAGTTCCTTAAAGCTTAAAATTCTCTGGATAGATATGTTGATATTAAGCTGTTCTTACACATCAGTTACATAAAAAATTTGCGTTCTTCTCTTATCTGTGTTCATCTGCGTTCATCCGTCTTCATCTGCGGTAAAAATTTAACCAACGATGACAACAGACAATTTGACGATATCACTCATTTACTAACGATGCAACCGGACAGGATATAGCAAAGTACTAAAGCCGAAGCACTCAGCACTTTGCTTCCCCAGTAGTAGCATTCCAAAGCTTAATAATGGGATATTTATTTTCGCCAATTGTCTGTCTGCAAACACTTACTAAGGTTTCACAATCTGGGCTAAAAGTACATCTTTGCCAATAGCAGCGATGCTTTGTTCGTGTTCGTCTAAAAATTGAGCTACAGCAACACAAGGTTGCAGTACTACAATGGCAGCACTTATTAACGCCGCCGATACTCCATCAAAAAACGTCTCCCCCATTGTCTTATGTAGGATCTTAGTGCTATTCGTCTTCAATCTTCTATTTGTTTAGCTGAAACCTCAACCGCTTGAACATCAATAGTACCGGGAGGGGTGATGCGGCTAAAATGGCCTTGCTCCATCCGAAGAGGTTCACTACAGCTGGGGCACCGTATTTCAGTCTGATTCAACCCAGTTAGTTGATAGCCACAAACGGGACATTTGTCCTCAACTAGGTTGCGTTGCAGCCACCAGCGAAACGCAAGGAACGCTATCACGGGTGCCATGAGGATGAGGATTACCAAAATCACAAAAGACTTAACTAACCAGCCCAGTCCAACAGCACCCAGCACCCAAAACATTACCAGCAGGGTGATAGCACAGCCAAAGCCTGAAAGATTCAATTGAGAGGTTCTGATGCTGCCCATTTTCTGCATCTCATCTTGGTCTGCCTCTAGCATAGCGAGTTCCGGTAAGGGGCGGGCAGAAGGGAATTTTGGATTTTGGATTTTAGATTTTGGATTTTGGATTTCAAATTGAAATAAAATCTACAATTCTCCCCCCTCTTCCCCTAGCCCCTAGCCCCTTTTTTCTTTTGACTTTTGACTTTTGACTTTTGACTTTTCTAGCCCCTGCGTTCTAGTTTTCGCCAAAAGTTCTTTTAATTGCGGCACGAGAGCATCCCTGCCGAAGTGGGCGAGAGATTCCTGTCGCAGCCATTGACCATTGCAGCGTTGGTCATCGCCTTTGAGGATTTCGATGCAACCTGCCGCCACTGCTTCTGGATCGCGGTGGGGGACTCGCCAGCCCAAACGCCCGTCCTGCAAGGGGTCTGCTGACCCATCAGCATCACCCGATAGTACGGGAACCCCACAAGCCATTGCCTCTAGGTAGACAATGCCAAATCCTTCCTGTGAGGGCATGATGTAGGCATCGGCAACGCGATAGTGTTCGACTAAATCTTCTGTGGGGACGAAACCGGCAAAGATGACGCGATCGCCAACACCCAAGTCTTGGGCCAGCTGGGCTAAGCGGGGCCGATCGTCGCCGCGACCGATGACTAAATATTTGACATTTGGGAATACTTTTGCGATCGCGCTCAAAGCCCGAATAGTTACATCCACACCCTTATAGATATCTCCAGACCACAGCCGCGCCACCGTCATCAAAACCTTAGCACCTTCAAGATCGTAGCGCTCTACCAGCGCAGGAGGCTTAGGGCCAGGAGTAAAGGCATCGCCATCAACACAACAAGGTAGAAGCTGTACTTGCTTGCGATCGATCCCGTTCGAGTCGCACAGCCTAGAGCTACTATAGCGGCTAATAGTCCAAATCCCAGCCGCGCACCTGAGAGCCCTTTGGTATTGTTGCGGTAGCGGCTCCCAGACCTCCTTACCGTAGGTCAAGATAGTGTAGGGAATATCAAACGGTTGGCATAGCGTCCGCACCAGAGGAGCGAGATTGATGTGACCGCAGAAAACATGAGCCGGACGCTGACGCCACAGACAAGCAAGTAACGAAGCACTCAGCTTCATTCGCCCCAACATCGGGTGCAAACTTTTAAAGTAATGAAATTTGAGGTTTTTGGACTCAAAAGGATTATCGCCTCTAGGTTTATCCCGGAGTAGAAACACCTGGGCTAGTTCCGAATCTGGTAAAGCGAGATAAGCTCGCCAAATATCTTTAACGTAAGATTGGATACCACCTTCCCCAGCGAAAATTTCTAGGAAAACGAAAACGTAGCTGGTTTTGGTGTTAACCATCTTATCCAAATTTTGATGAATTTTCACTTCCCCAACTCAAGCTTTTGGTTCATTTGGGCGTACTCAGGGCGGCAGGCGTGATGGTGCCATTTTGCAGTCGTTCCAAATCTTTCAACACCATTTTTTCAATTAGAGCCTCAAAGCTAACTTGAGGCTCCCATTTGAGGTTGTTTTTGGCTTTGGCTGGATTTGCTACCAACTGAAAATGTTCATCGGCTCGGAATAACTTCGGCTCTACCATTACTCTTCGAGTCCAATCCAGTCCCACACACTCAAAGGCAGCAGTGACTAATTCCCGAACGCTATGCAGCTCGCCAGTGCCGATCGCATAATCTTCCGGTATATCCGCTTGCAACATCCGCCACATTGCTTCTACATAATCTCCAGCATAACCCCAGTCGCGTTTTGCATCCAGATTGCCCATTTCAATCGTGTCACTCAACCCCAATTTAATTGCTGCTGCCGCCAAACATACTTTACGGGTGACAAATTGAGGGGGGCGTCGGGGCGATTCATGGTTGTATAAAATACCGCTACAAGCAAACAAACCGTAGCGCTGGCGATGATGCACCATTGTCCAGTGAGCGTGCAATTTTGCCGCCGCATAGGGGTTCATGGGACGAAAGGGAGTCTGTTCGTCTTGAGGCGATCGATCTACATCCCCAAACATCTCGGAACTGCTAGCTTGATAAAACCGCGTTGCCAGTCCTGCCTTGCGTACCGCCGCCAACAATCTCGTTGCCGTTCCAGTTATTAAGTCTAACGTTCCCAACGGGTCATTCCACGAATCCGGTACGAAAGAAGGCGCTGCCAAATTGTAAATCTCTTGGGGCTGCGTTTGTTCGACCGCCACCTCAAGCGCAGCACTATCAGTCAGGTCTACAGCATAAACCTCAACCTGATTGGCGAGAGAACCCAGCTTTGCTATATTACTTTGACGTTGTGGTGGCAACAATCCCACAACGCGGTAACCCTTTTCCAAGAGCAAGAGGCTGAGGTAATAGCCGTCTTGACCTGTTATTCCTGTAATCAGTGCTGTCTTAATCATTAGTTATTAGTCATTTAGTCATTAGTCATTTAGTCATTAGTCATTTGTTGTCTGGAATGTTGCCAATTGATTTGAGGTATGCGTTTAATTGAGGCGATAAGTTATTAATCATTTGTTTGAGTGTATTTACTTGTTCAGCAGTTAATAGTTTTCTGCAATAAGCCCTTCTCAACCAGTGTTGTGTTTCATTCAAAGAACCTCCCGCTATTTTCACAAAGCGTCGATTATCTTGGTAACTGCCTCTCCCCACTCCTTCCGCGATATTGGCACCAATGCTATCTGCTGAACGGATAATCTGTTTACCTAAAGTATCTTTTGCCAACTGCTTCCATCCGTCAACAATTTCC is from Argonema galeatum A003/A1 and encodes:
- a CDS encoding DUF6263 family protein yields the protein MKKTLFVSSLCVLIAGWGLKLPATSVNAETRSFVKQDTNNSSGTASAAKPQVELLTPGNEPRQELRFKPQVNAKQTATMTMKMDMAMSIGGQSMPSFNSPAAVITMETVVNKIEPNGDIHYQFNYANVDVVGNPDTPPQAIEAMRTQMKKMVGFNGTVIVDERGQTKESRFNFTPEIEESSKRSIQQMSNSIEQLSSPLPKEAIGPGAKWRVSGLLSLNGMNITQTTTYELVNIQGNVATIKSTVEQNAGSQNLSSSSMPAGTSLTVKSFTSQGQGEMKMRLDQLMPITSTASMRANMEANMRNPRTNQEMTMGSQVSMEITLESKQ
- a CDS encoding low temperature requirement protein A, which gives rise to MLALIIDFGTPLKAGKLVAKIPPSFSHIPERVGLFTIIVLGEAVMSVVKGVAQLQWGIASALVAMLGMSIAFSLWWIYFDSVDGSPLRAMQVGNMKIGLTWLYSHLPLALGIAATGVGVEHIVVSSKTEIILPFAERWLLCGSVAICLIFLAVIHFITCTLGTTEQRKILAAYRLASAAFILILAIVGVSLSPLMLMVLVALACAEERNPTLARVLLGFTIVQPNLHF
- the murG gene encoding undecaprenyldiphospho-muramoylpentapeptide beta-N-acetylglucosaminyltransferase is translated as MVTEKQNLDRQESSPEGSSKRPPRLLIAASGTGGHLFPAIALAEQLPDYQIEWLGVPNRLEKQLVPSQYPLNTIALSGFQQRFGLGTLRIVGRFAGSILACRKLLKEGKFDGVFTTGGYIAAPAIIAARSLGLPAILHESNALPGKVTRWLSPWCSVVAVGFEVTAKYLPRAKTIYTGTPVRSQFLTPQKLDLPIPENVALIVVFGGSQGAVAVNKMVRESAPAWFDAGAWIVHQTGDKDPDAASLQHPQYIQVPFYDNMAGLLQRANLAISRAGAGSVTELGVTGTPAILIPYPFAAEDHQFFNAAVFKEAGAGLVFRQSELTSETLKGEVLNLLRASEHLQKMTDAAASLAVKDSPVQLANLLRQFLEN
- a CDS encoding nuclear transport factor 2 family protein, whose product is MRNPLNLLKGFSRHFTPAFLVTLALSAGYPSAQAATPDTAPGELKNTLAQIDTAANNHNVPALMQFYSPNFTHTDGLNRQSMEKILTQFWQRYPQLNYRTELVSWQSQANGFVAETVTQITGTTPVQGRDWSFNSTIRSRQRFEGQKIVTQEILSERTQLSSGEKPPTLDVRLPEQVRTNQEFNFDAIVKEPLGDDLLVGTALEEPIGPDKYINATPVELEGLDAGGIFKIGRAPATEGKYWISAVLIRADGMTILTQRLPVVNRTTTGSASPNPPSSRPANSP
- a CDS encoding SDR family oxidoreductase; translated protein: MVSIQDRIVLITGASSGIGASCAKLFAQGGAKLILAARRLERLEYLADSLSKEFSSSVHLLQLDVRVRSQVESALQSLSEPWSNVDVLINNAGLSRGLSKLHEGNFQDWEDMIDTNIKGLLYVTRYILPGMVSRGSGHVVNIGSIAGHQTYPGGNVYCGSKAAVRAISEGLKQDLLGTPVRVTSVDPGLVETEFSEVRFHGNTEQAKKVYQGLTPLTPDDVADVVFFCVTRPTRVNISQVLLVPTDQATPTMVHRRKL
- a CDS encoding pentapeptide repeat-containing protein, coding for MQKKSSNSSQISWQKRLHKLPLGVRRCGAWVVEVSLIVAGGVVPFSIGLYAESQRASEPVPLNPVLVTTQEAIAQTLALPIYQKNRQVTPATNFLWSAALVAPLIVASWQLYRLGVSGQTPAKRWFGVQVTTAEGDPPGLRRALVRESLGRWGLSAGIAFTVWRYIGAYPDLSALTGLLGLLLLFDGLSGNLHPRRRTLHDRIAGTFVVDATKIDRSLPATFPPSPPRWLMEKQGSTGALVHSSTTGAFPLGTRLIWDWMRRHSRITLTILFAVSMIIVAGAFVAAQIYSQTQDNRLIAEYQKNKVFIALTERITATANGTIAERRSAILALGATKDDSRVVRLLVDLLAQEKEPKAIETIQQVLVRIGPDALPELQRANQTLAKDLDSVQVSNTQPQEGANLSKSSVPQENKNALTDEEISKNPSALARLRLHATQEAIANILTLNNNPNRVNDLSRTRLGQTLGSAPFALILDKIDLSGINFRETILTGASFQGSRFIGAGDDNRLGTFDDAQADLSGAELKQANLTGAILSHVSMENASLIRATLNRANLFQASLKSANLSSAKLIGASLQQAVLENASLTGADLTEANLSQANLHGASLTRVSAVGTQLQLANLTQSDWRDADLSGANLTRAVLQNANLSSTRLKGTNFSSAQLQNANFRNADLSMADFRGANLEGADFQGAIFVASNQPTGQDQFIQTPNIATGPRLNGVNFNKAKNLDAEQLGYICAQGGRHDRCP
- a CDS encoding DUF2614 family zinc ribbon-containing protein, whose protein sequence is MLEADQDEMQKMGSIRTSQLNLSGFGCAITLLVMFWVLGAVGLGWLVKSFVILVILILMAPVIAFLAFRWWLQRNLVEDKCPVCGYQLTGLNQTEIRCPSCSEPLRMEQGHFSRITPPGTIDVQAVEVSAKQIED
- a CDS encoding glycosyltransferase, which produces MVNTKTSYVFVFLEIFAGEGGIQSYVKDIWRAYLALPDSELAQVFLLRDKPRGDNPFESKNLKFHYFKSLHPMLGRMKLSASLLACLWRQRPAHVFCGHINLAPLVRTLCQPFDIPYTILTYGKEVWEPLPQQYQRALRCAAGIWTISRYSSSRLCDSNGIDRKQVQLLPCCVDGDAFTPGPKPPALVERYDLEGAKVLMTVARLWSGDIYKGVDVTIRALSAIAKVFPNVKYLVIGRGDDRPRLAQLAQDLGVGDRVIFAGFVPTEDLVEHYRVADAYIMPSQEGFGIVYLEAMACGVPVLSGDADGSADPLQDGRLGWRVPHRDPEAVAAGCIEILKGDDQRCNGQWLRQESLAHFGRDALVPQLKELLAKTRTQGLEKSKVKSQKSKEKRG
- a CDS encoding GDP-mannose 4,6-dehydratase gives rise to the protein MIKTALITGITGQDGYYLSLLLLEKGYRVVGLLPPQRQSNIAKLGSLANQVEVYAVDLTDSAALEVAVEQTQPQEIYNLAAPSFVPDSWNDPLGTLDLITGTATRLLAAVRKAGLATRFYQASSSEMFGDVDRSPQDEQTPFRPMNPYAAAKLHAHWTMVHHRQRYGLFACSGILYNHESPRRPPQFVTRKVCLAAAAIKLGLSDTIEMGNLDAKRDWGYAGDYVEAMWRMLQADIPEDYAIGTGELHSVRELVTAAFECVGLDWTRRVMVEPKLFRADEHFQLVANPAKAKNNLKWEPQVSFEALIEKMVLKDLERLQNGTITPAALSTPK
- a CDS encoding four helix bundle protein, whose amino-acid sequence is MSSKRFQDWRVYQLAEGLADEIWEIVDGWKQLAKDTLGKQIIRSADSIGANIAEGVGRGSYQDNRRFVKIAGGSLNETQHWLRRAYCRKLLTAEQVNTLKQMINNLSPQLNAYLKSIGNIPDNK